Proteins from a genomic interval of Rosa chinensis cultivar Old Blush chromosome 2, RchiOBHm-V2, whole genome shotgun sequence:
- the LOC112185975 gene encoding agamous-like MADS-box protein MADS2 isoform X2 produces MGRGRVELKRIENKINRQVTFAKRRNGLLKKAYELSVLCDAEVALIIFSNRGKLYEFCSSSSILKTLERYQKCSYGAMEVNEPAKELESSYREYLKLKTRCESLQRTQRNLLGEDLGPLNTKELEQLERQLESSLKHVRSTKTQSMLDQLSDLQSKEHMLIEANRDLTMKLDEINSGTQLRQTWERGHAHQTMLYGTQHAQTQGLMFQPLDCNPTLQIGYNAVGSQHMTAATPAPTQPVNGFIPGWML; encoded by the exons ATGGGGAGGGGAAGAGTGGAGCTGAAGAGAATAGAGAACAAGATAAACAGGCAAGTCACATTTGCAAAGAGAAGAAATGGGCTCTTAAAGAAAGCTTATGAGCTCTCTGTTCTCTGTGATGCTGAGGTTGCTCTCATCATCTTCTCTAACCGTGGCAAGCTCTATGAGTTCTGCAGCAGCTCcag CATACTCAAAACCCTTGAAAGGTACCAAAAATGTAGCTATGGTGCAATGGAAGTCAACGAACCTGCCAAGGAACTTGAG AGCAGCTATCGTGAATACTTGAAACTGAAAACTAGATGCGAGTCACTTCAACGAACTCAGAG AAACCTTCTTGGAGAAGACTTGGGCCCATTAAACACGAAGGAGCTTGAGCAGCTTGAGCGTCAGCTAGAGTCCTCCTTGAAGCATGTTAGGTCTACAAAG ACCCAGTCTATGCTCGATCAGCTTTCTGACCTTCAGAGCAAG GAACATATGCTAATAGAAGCCAACAGAGATTTGACAATGAAG TTGGATGAAATTAATTCAGGAACTCAACTTAGACAAACATGGGAACGTGGTCATGCTCACCAGACTATGCTATATGGAACTCAACATGCTCAAACCCAGGGTCTTATGTTCCAGCCTTTAGATTGCAATCCCACCTTGCAAATAGG GTACAACGCTGTGGGGTCACAGCATATGACTGCAGCCACACCAGCCCCTACTCAACCAGTCAATGGTTTCATTCCTGGTTGGATGCTCTGA
- the LOC112185975 gene encoding agamous-like MADS-box protein MADS2 isoform X1 yields the protein MGRGRVELKRIENKINRQVTFAKRRNGLLKKAYELSVLCDAEVALIIFSNRGKLYEFCSSSSILKTLERYQKCSYGAMEVNEPAKELEQSSYREYLKLKTRCESLQRTQRNLLGEDLGPLNTKELEQLERQLESSLKHVRSTKTQSMLDQLSDLQSKEHMLIEANRDLTMKLDEINSGTQLRQTWERGHAHQTMLYGTQHAQTQGLMFQPLDCNPTLQIGYNAVGSQHMTAATPAPTQPVNGFIPGWML from the exons ATGGGGAGGGGAAGAGTGGAGCTGAAGAGAATAGAGAACAAGATAAACAGGCAAGTCACATTTGCAAAGAGAAGAAATGGGCTCTTAAAGAAAGCTTATGAGCTCTCTGTTCTCTGTGATGCTGAGGTTGCTCTCATCATCTTCTCTAACCGTGGCAAGCTCTATGAGTTCTGCAGCAGCTCcag CATACTCAAAACCCTTGAAAGGTACCAAAAATGTAGCTATGGTGCAATGGAAGTCAACGAACCTGCCAAGGAACTTGAG CAGAGCAGCTATCGTGAATACTTGAAACTGAAAACTAGATGCGAGTCACTTCAACGAACTCAGAG AAACCTTCTTGGAGAAGACTTGGGCCCATTAAACACGAAGGAGCTTGAGCAGCTTGAGCGTCAGCTAGAGTCCTCCTTGAAGCATGTTAGGTCTACAAAG ACCCAGTCTATGCTCGATCAGCTTTCTGACCTTCAGAGCAAG GAACATATGCTAATAGAAGCCAACAGAGATTTGACAATGAAG TTGGATGAAATTAATTCAGGAACTCAACTTAGACAAACATGGGAACGTGGTCATGCTCACCAGACTATGCTATATGGAACTCAACATGCTCAAACCCAGGGTCTTATGTTCCAGCCTTTAGATTGCAATCCCACCTTGCAAATAGG GTACAACGCTGTGGGGTCACAGCATATGACTGCAGCCACACCAGCCCCTACTCAACCAGTCAATGGTTTCATTCCTGGTTGGATGCTCTGA